A genomic segment from Luteolibacter rhizosphaerae encodes:
- a CDS encoding thioredoxin family protein, with protein MLHACGIAWSPTIKDALADAAITKRLAVVVFTGSDWSARGLKLDETVFMNAEFADRFMKNFALVNADFPQRKPPAPELLAENTSWATRLGIKSWPTLVALRADGTEFARLEYKEESAPEVLAITESWIAARAQESGATASTPIPPP; from the coding sequence CATGGTCGCCGACCATCAAGGATGCCCTCGCCGATGCCGCGATCACCAAGCGCCTCGCCGTGGTCGTCTTCACCGGATCGGACTGGAGCGCCCGCGGCCTGAAGCTCGATGAAACCGTGTTCATGAATGCGGAGTTCGCGGATCGCTTCATGAAGAACTTCGCCCTCGTGAATGCGGATTTCCCGCAGCGCAAGCCGCCTGCGCCCGAGCTTCTGGCCGAGAATACCTCTTGGGCCACCAGGCTGGGCATCAAGTCCTGGCCCACGCTCGTCGCCCTGCGTGCCGATGGCACGGAGTTCGCCCGCCTCGAGTACAAGGAGGAGTCCGCGCCCGAAGTCCTTGCCATCACCGAGAGCTGGATCGCTGCCCGGGCGCAGGAATCCGGCGCCACGGCATCCACTCCCATTCCCCCACCTTAG